DNA from Candidatus Bathyarchaeota archaeon:
CTGCAACCCCTACTTAGCCTTCGCTATCATGCTAGCTGCTGGTCTCAAAGGCATCGAAGAAAAGATTGAACCACCATCTGCCGTAGAAGAGGACGTATACGGCTTTGACGATCAAAGACTTGCAAAGTTTTACATCAAAACTCTGCCGGCAAATCTCCACGAAGCTATCGAAGAGCTTGAAAGAAGCAAATTGGCGGAAGAAACATTAGGTGAACACGCGTTCAAAAAATACATTGAGGTCAAGTTAACAGAATGGAATGAATTCCAGAGAAGCGTCACAGACTGGGAGTCTGACAGGTATCGAAACTTGTAAACTAAATGTGCTTCTCTAACATTAATTCTATGTCGCCAGACCTTGCTTTGCTATTTTATACGTTTTCGTTACGTCTTCAATTTCACTGTTTTCGAAAGCGTACACTTCTTTCAAGTTCTTCTTCCAGTTTCGTTCATACATCTCAGGATCATCTATCCTCTTTTCCGAAGGGTCAACGTGGACCCACTTGCCCTGCTTTTTGTCCCAAACCTCTGTCCACGCATGATCTGACATGTCAAGGATTAACCTTGCACGGTAACCGTTCGCAAGGCAGATAGCTGTGAACAAGACACTGAATTCTCTGCATTTGCCCTGGCCATACTCAATTATTTCAAAAGGATCGCTATGGCGCACAATGTCGCCCTTGTTGAGTTCTACTCTGTCATGAACCCATTCGACCAGTTCGGGCAAAGTCTGCCTTTTCTTAAAGAATTTTTCAAGCCGGCTCAGTAAAGAGGGGTCTGTCAGTCTTTCGCTGATTCTCCGGTACATTTCTATGGCTTCCGGATTCGGCGATGAATTCATGGCATTTTTCTTCCGGTTTCAGATACTTATGGGCGAGGTTCAACGATATATTTCTTAGGAGGCTTCGAAAATGTGTTATGAAAGAGAAATAAATACTCAAAATCAGTGTCGTGCGTGCGTAAGCTAGTTTTATTGCTGAAAACGTGGATTCCAAATATTTACTTATGTTTCTTAAGAGATTTATCCGCTGCAATATATCCTTAAAGAGAGACGGTGCTATGACTCGTTCAAAGCTGGAAAGGTATCTTAGCATTCTTGAAGTTTTGGTTTCTCGACCCTTGGAACTTGAGATAATTCTTTATCAGGTCGACGAAGAGTGGGGTATTCTGAAGGAGTATTTGGACTTTCTGATTCTGCATGGACTTGTTGAGAAACTCCCCTTAGACAAGAAAAGAGTCGTTTACACAGTCACTGAGAAAGGACTCGCATTACTGAGAACGCTACAAGGACAGGAATATCTTGACGAACACCAGAACTTATTGCTAGTATACGAAGAATAAGCGCGCGCATAGTATTATTCGAGTATCTGTAGTATAGTCAGGTTAGAATAGCCTATAATGGAGATATCTCCCGAAGTCCGTACCTTTAATTGGCTTCTTGGCGTTTCTGA
Protein-coding regions in this window:
- a CDS encoding transglutaminase-like domain-containing protein, with the protein product MNSSPNPEAIEMYRRISERLTDPSLLSRLEKFFKKRQTLPELVEWVHDRVELNKGDIVRHSDPFEIIEYGQGKCREFSVLFTAICLANGYRARLILDMSDHAWTEVWDKKQGKWVHVDPSEKRIDDPEMYERNWKKNLKEVYAFENSEIEDVTKTYKIAKQGLAT
- a CDS encoding winged helix-turn-helix domain-containing protein, whose amino-acid sequence is MTRSKLERYLSILEVLVSRPLELEIILYQVDEEWGILKEYLDFLILHGLVEKLPLDKKRVVYTVTEKGLALLRTLQGQEYLDEHQNLLLVYEE